From one Jatrophihabitans sp. genomic stretch:
- the thrB gene encoding homoserine kinase, producing the protein MPAPFSTATVVVRAPATSANLGPGYDSFGLALSRYDEVRARVSDAGLDVRVRGAGAGELALDEAHLVVRAMRAAFDLIGGQPPGLALDCRNDIPHGRGLGSSAAAIVSGIELARGLSADGRARLGDADALALAADLEGHPDNVAACLLGGLSIAWLAEGRGYGAQAATADQLAATGIRPVLFIPAEQSATKAARAVLPELIGHADAAFNAGRAGLLVVALTGRPELLLAGTEDRLHQDYRAAAMPASAGLISALRRRGIAAVLSGAGSSVLALATAEQAGAAGELAPSGWECAEPEFSAGVRTAVL; encoded by the coding sequence ATGCCCGCCCCGTTCAGCACCGCCACCGTCGTGGTGCGGGCCCCGGCCACCAGCGCCAACCTCGGGCCGGGCTATGACAGCTTCGGGCTGGCGCTCAGCCGCTACGACGAGGTGCGGGCCCGGGTGAGCGACGCCGGCCTGGACGTCCGGGTCCGCGGCGCCGGCGCCGGTGAGCTGGCACTGGACGAGGCTCACCTGGTCGTCCGGGCGATGCGGGCCGCCTTCGACCTGATCGGCGGCCAGCCGCCGGGGCTGGCGCTGGACTGCCGCAACGACATCCCGCACGGCCGGGGCCTGGGGTCCTCGGCGGCGGCCATCGTCAGCGGCATCGAACTGGCCCGGGGCCTGAGCGCCGACGGCCGGGCCCGGCTGGGCGACGCCGACGCCCTGGCCCTGGCCGCCGACCTCGAAGGGCATCCCGACAACGTCGCCGCCTGCCTGCTGGGCGGGCTGAGCATCGCCTGGCTGGCCGAGGGCAGGGGCTACGGCGCGCAAGCCGCGACCGCCGATCAGCTGGCTGCCACCGGGATCCGGCCGGTGCTGTTCATTCCGGCCGAGCAGTCGGCGACCAAGGCCGCCCGGGCGGTGCTTCCCGAGCTCATCGGGCATGCCGATGCCGCCTTCAACGCCGGCCGGGCCGGCCTGCTGGTGGTGGCGCTGACCGGTCGCCCCGAGCTGCTGCTGGCCGGCACCGAGGACCGGCTGCATCAGGACTACCGGGCGGCAGCCATGCCGGCCAGCGCCGGCCTGATCAGCGCCCTGCGCCGCCGGGGGATCGCCGCCGTGCTGTCCGGCGCGGGCTCCTCGGTGCTGGCGCTGGCCACCGCCGAGCAGGCGGGGGCGGCGGGCGAGCTGGCGCCGTCCGGCTGGGAATGCGCTGAGCCGGAATTCTCGGCCGGCGTACGGACTGCCGTGCTGTGA
- the thrC gene encoding threonine synthase codes for MAGRQYTSGPLASAWPGLIEAYRHRLPVTARTPVVTLYEGGTPLLPATELSTLVNAEVYLKVEGANPTGSFKDRGMTVAISKAAESGAKAVICASTGNTSASAAAYAVRAGMVCAVLVPQGKIALGKMAQALVHGARLLQVDGNFDDCLELARKLAVDYPVALVNSVNPDRIEGQKTAAFEICDLLGRAPDVHCIPVGNAGNITAYWKGYREYLADGLIENAPAMYGFQAAGSAPIVLGHPVAKPITIATAIRIGNPASWLQAEAARDDSGGLIDSVTDKEILAAYRLLARKEAVFVEPASAASVAGLIKSASLGRLRPGAVVVCTVTGNGLKDPEWAISGAPAPVTIPVDGHAAAVELGLA; via the coding sequence ATGGCCGGACGGCAGTACACCAGCGGCCCGCTGGCCTCGGCGTGGCCCGGGCTGATCGAGGCCTACCGGCACCGGCTGCCGGTGACCGCGCGCACGCCGGTGGTGACCCTGTACGAGGGCGGCACCCCGCTGCTGCCGGCCACCGAGCTGTCGACGCTGGTGAACGCCGAGGTGTACCTCAAGGTCGAGGGGGCCAACCCGACCGGCTCGTTCAAGGACCGCGGCATGACGGTGGCCATCTCCAAGGCGGCCGAGTCAGGCGCCAAGGCGGTGATCTGCGCCTCGACCGGAAACACCTCCGCCTCGGCGGCGGCCTACGCGGTGCGCGCCGGCATGGTGTGCGCGGTGCTGGTCCCGCAGGGCAAGATCGCGCTGGGCAAGATGGCGCAGGCCCTGGTGCACGGCGCCCGGTTGCTGCAGGTCGACGGCAATTTCGACGACTGCCTGGAACTGGCGCGCAAGCTCGCGGTCGACTACCCGGTCGCGCTGGTGAATTCGGTGAACCCGGATCGGATCGAGGGCCAGAAGACCGCGGCCTTCGAGATCTGCGACCTGCTCGGCAGGGCCCCTGACGTCCACTGCATCCCGGTCGGCAACGCCGGCAACATCACCGCCTACTGGAAGGGCTATCGGGAGTACCTCGCCGACGGCCTGATCGAGAATGCCCCTGCAATGTATGGGTTCCAGGCCGCTGGATCTGCTCCGATCGTGCTCGGTCACCCGGTCGCCAAGCCGATCACCATCGCCACTGCCATCCGGATCGGCAACCCGGCGTCCTGGCTGCAGGCCGAGGCTGCGCGGGATGACTCGGGCGGGCTGATCGACTCGGTGACCGACAAGGAGATCCTGGCGGCCTACCGGTTGCTGGCCCGCAAGGAAGCGGTGTTCGTGGAGCCGGCGTCCGCGGCCAGCGTCGCCGGGCTGATCAAGTCGGCGAGCCTCGGCCGGCTGCGGCCTGGCGCGGTGGTGGTCTGCACCGTCACCGGAAACGGTCTCAAGGACCCCGAGTGGGCGATCTCCGGGGCGCCGGCTCCGGTCACGATCCCGGTGGACGGACACGCCGCGGCGGTCGAGCTCGGGCTGGCGTGA
- a CDS encoding homoserine dehydrogenase: MSRPRPIRIALLGCGVVGSAVARLLGEQSGELAARVGVPLELAGIAVRRPNRHSDIDPALLTTDAAALVTRDDIDIVVEVIGGIEPARSLLLSALKSGKSVVSANKALLAEDGASLHAAASANGLDLYYEAAVAGAIPLLRPLRESLAGDRITRVIGIVNGTTNYILSRMTANGSGFHEALAEATALGYAEADPSADIDGFDAAAKAAILGGLAFHTRITAADVHREGISEVSAADVASAAAMGCTVKLLAICERSGSGATPSVAVRVHPAMIPSSHPLAGVGEAFNAVYVEAQAAGSLMFYGRGAGGEPTASAVLGDLVAVARNRLSGSRGAGESAYADLAIQPIGEVLTRYHVALDVADRPGVLASVAGAFADNEVSIQTVRQEGRGDAATLVLVTHVAPDSALAATVRRLSAYDFIRRVRSVMRVEGLPPD; the protein is encoded by the coding sequence ATGAGCCGACCTCGGCCGATCCGGATCGCCCTGCTGGGCTGCGGGGTGGTCGGCTCCGCGGTGGCCCGGTTGCTCGGCGAGCAGTCGGGTGAGCTCGCCGCCCGGGTCGGGGTGCCACTGGAACTGGCCGGCATCGCGGTCCGCCGGCCGAACCGGCACAGCGACATCGACCCGGCGCTGCTGACCACCGACGCCGCGGCGCTGGTGACCCGCGACGACATCGACATCGTCGTCGAGGTGATCGGCGGGATCGAGCCCGCCCGCTCCCTGCTGCTGAGCGCCCTGAAATCCGGCAAGAGTGTGGTCAGCGCCAACAAGGCGCTGCTGGCCGAGGACGGCGCCAGCCTGCACGCCGCGGCCAGCGCCAACGGCCTGGACCTGTACTACGAGGCGGCGGTCGCCGGGGCCATCCCGCTGCTGCGGCCACTGCGGGAGTCCCTCGCCGGTGACCGGATCACCCGGGTGATCGGCATCGTCAACGGCACCACCAACTACATCCTGTCCCGGATGACGGCCAACGGCTCCGGGTTTCACGAGGCGCTGGCCGAGGCGACCGCGCTCGGCTACGCCGAGGCCGACCCCAGCGCCGACATCGACGGCTTCGACGCGGCGGCCAAGGCCGCGATCCTGGGCGGTCTGGCCTTCCACACCCGGATCACCGCCGCCGACGTGCACCGCGAGGGGATCAGCGAGGTCAGCGCGGCCGACGTGGCCAGCGCCGCGGCGATGGGCTGCACCGTGAAGCTGCTGGCGATCTGCGAACGCAGCGGCTCCGGGGCCACGCCGTCGGTGGCGGTGCGGGTGCACCCGGCGATGATCCCGAGCTCGCATCCGCTGGCCGGCGTCGGCGAGGCCTTCAACGCCGTCTACGTCGAGGCCCAGGCGGCCGGCTCGCTGATGTTCTACGGCCGCGGCGCCGGCGGCGAGCCGACCGCCAGCGCGGTGCTCGGTGACCTGGTGGCGGTGGCCCGCAACCGGCTCAGCGGCAGCCGCGGCGCCGGCGAGAGCGCTTACGCCGACCTGGCCATCCAGCCGATCGGCGAGGTGCTGACCCGCTATCACGTCGCCCTGGACGTCGCCGACCGTCCCGGGGTGCTGGCCTCGGTGGCCGGCGCGTTCGCCGACAACGAGGTCAGCATCCAGACCGTGCGCCAGGAGGGACGTGGCGATGCGGCCACCCTGGTGCTGGTGACCCACGTCGCGCCGGACTCCGCGCTCGCGGCGACGGTCCGGCGGCTGTCCGCATACGATTTCATTCGCCGGGTGCGCAGCGTGATGCGAGTCGAAGGGCTGCCACCGGACTGA
- the lysA gene encoding diaminopimelate decarboxylase — translation MSRSAHPAGPSHGHPLATIEPATPPDLTVLNPRVWSANVTRQAGELAVAGVPATRLAAEHGTPLFVLDTDDLRLRARAYATAFEGGDVYYAGKAFLCTAVAGLIADEGLGIDVCTAGELAIALRAGVDPDRLALHGNNKSVAELRLALEAGVGRIVLDSHLEIDRLAALAAELGARPRVLVRTTVGVEAHTHAFIATAHEDQKFGFSLATGQAEAAVTRVLGHPQLRLVGLHSHIGSQIFDTGGFEVAAHRVVSLLARIRDTHGVELPEIDLGGGQGIAYVDGDDPQPAADVAARLRQIVERECGLAGLAVPRLSVEPGRAIIGPSMLTLYEVGTVKPIELDGGLVRNYVSVDGGMSDNIRTALYDADYTVVLANRLSSAAPQLSRVVGKHCESGDIVVRDCWLPADLAPGDLLAVAATGAYCYAMASNYNRIPRPPVVAVAGARSQVIVRRETLEQLMANDVGWDPVSHRADSAVPVGG, via the coding sequence ATGAGCCGATCAGCCCACCCGGCCGGACCCAGCCACGGGCATCCCCTAGCCACCATCGAGCCGGCGACGCCGCCGGACCTGACGGTGCTCAACCCCCGGGTCTGGTCGGCCAACGTCACCCGGCAGGCCGGTGAGCTGGCGGTGGCCGGCGTGCCCGCCACCCGGCTGGCCGCCGAGCACGGCACCCCGCTCTTCGTCCTGGACACCGACGACCTGCGCCTGCGGGCCCGGGCCTATGCCACGGCGTTCGAGGGTGGTGACGTCTACTACGCCGGCAAGGCCTTTCTGTGCACGGCCGTCGCCGGCCTGATCGCCGACGAGGGCCTGGGCATCGACGTGTGCACCGCCGGCGAGCTGGCGATCGCGCTGCGGGCCGGCGTCGATCCGGACCGGCTGGCGCTGCACGGCAACAACAAGTCCGTCGCCGAGCTGCGACTGGCACTGGAGGCCGGGGTCGGCCGGATCGTGCTGGACAGCCATTTAGAGATCGACCGACTCGCCGCGCTCGCCGCCGAGCTGGGGGCCCGTCCCCGGGTGCTGGTCAGGACGACCGTCGGGGTCGAGGCGCACACCCACGCGTTCATCGCCACCGCCCACGAGGACCAGAAGTTCGGCTTCTCGCTGGCCACCGGCCAGGCCGAGGCAGCGGTGACGCGGGTGCTGGGCCATCCCCAGCTGCGCCTGGTCGGGCTGCACTCGCACATCGGCTCGCAGATCTTCGACACCGGCGGCTTCGAGGTCGCCGCCCACCGAGTGGTAAGCCTGCTGGCCAGGATCCGGGACACGCACGGCGTCGAGCTTCCCGAGATCGATCTGGGCGGCGGCCAGGGAATCGCCTACGTCGACGGCGATGACCCGCAGCCCGCCGCCGACGTGGCCGCCCGGCTGCGCCAGATCGTCGAGCGCGAATGCGGCCTGGCCGGGCTGGCGGTTCCCCGGCTCTCGGTCGAGCCCGGCCGGGCGATCATCGGCCCGTCGATGCTGACCCTGTACGAGGTCGGCACCGTCAAGCCGATCGAGCTCGACGGCGGCCTGGTGCGCAATTACGTCTCGGTCGACGGCGGAATGAGCGACAACATCCGCACCGCGCTCTATGACGCCGACTACACCGTGGTTCTTGCCAACCGGCTCAGCAGCGCCGCGCCGCAGCTGTCCAGGGTGGTCGGCAAGCACTGCGAGAGCGGCGACATCGTGGTGCGCGACTGCTGGCTGCCTGCTGACCTGGCGCCCGGCGACCTGCTCGCGGTGGCCGCGACCGGCGCCTACTGCTACGCGATGGCCAGCAATTACAACCGGATTCCCCGCCCGCCCGTGGTGGCGGTGGCCGGCGCGCGGTCCCAGGTGATCGTGCGCCGGGAGACCCTCGAGCAGTTGATGGCCAACGACGTCGGCTGGGACCCGGTCAGCCACCGGGCTGACAGCGCCGTTCCGGTCGGCGGATGA
- the argS gene encoding arginine--tRNA ligase, which translates to MTPDELSSALRSAVGRAVDSGAFSAEPPAEIVVDRPKNRAHGDYASNVAMRLAKAAGRPPREIAEAIAKALLDTEGIAAVEVAGPGFLNITLDSASLGSLARTIVEQGSAYGRSQTLAGEKVNLEFVSANPTGPVHIGGVRWAAVGDSLARVLQASGAEVSREYYFNDHGAQVDRFARSLLAAALGEPVPEDGYAGAYIAEIAGRIVAGHPEAPALPREQAQELFRGVGVELMFAEIKQSLHEFGVDFDVYFHENSLHSSGAVQRAVARLREQGRIYETDGAIWLRTTDFGDDKDRVIIKSDGQAAYIAGDLAYYLDKRERGFNRVIIMLGADHHGYVGRLMAMCACFGDVPGQNLQILIGQMVNLVKDGKPVRMGKRAGNVITLEDLVDAVGVDAARYQLARSSADSTLDIDLDLLTRATNENPVHYVQYAHARTVNVVKNAAAVGIGLDVFEPNLLTHETETALLTSLGEFPRVVAQAAELREPHRVARYLEALAGEFHRWYDSCRVLPKGDEQISDVNRTRLWLDVATRTVLANGLAMLGVSAPERK; encoded by the coding sequence GTGACCCCAGACGAGCTCAGCTCCGCCCTCCGGAGCGCCGTCGGGCGCGCCGTCGACTCCGGTGCGTTCAGCGCCGAACCGCCCGCCGAGATCGTGGTCGACCGCCCGAAGAACCGGGCGCACGGCGACTATGCAAGCAACGTCGCGATGCGGCTGGCCAAGGCCGCCGGACGCCCGCCCCGCGAGATCGCCGAGGCGATCGCCAAGGCGCTGCTGGACACCGAGGGCATCGCCGCCGTCGAGGTCGCCGGTCCCGGCTTTCTCAACATCACCCTCGACAGCGCCAGCCTGGGCAGCCTTGCCCGCACCATCGTCGAGCAGGGCAGCGCCTACGGCCGCTCGCAGACCCTGGCGGGGGAGAAGGTCAACCTCGAGTTCGTCTCGGCCAACCCGACCGGGCCGGTGCACATCGGCGGCGTCCGGTGGGCCGCGGTGGGCGATTCGCTGGCCCGGGTGCTGCAGGCCAGCGGCGCCGAGGTGAGCCGGGAGTACTACTTCAACGACCACGGCGCCCAGGTCGACCGGTTCGCCCGCTCGCTGCTGGCGGCCGCGCTCGGCGAGCCGGTTCCCGAGGACGGCTACGCCGGCGCCTACATCGCCGAGATCGCCGGCCGGATCGTGGCCGGCCACCCGGAGGCCCCCGCGCTGCCCCGCGAGCAGGCCCAGGAGCTGTTCCGCGGCGTCGGCGTCGAGCTGATGTTCGCCGAGATCAAGCAGAGCCTGCACGAATTCGGGGTGGACTTCGACGTCTACTTCCACGAGAACTCGCTGCACTCCTCGGGCGCGGTGCAGCGGGCGGTGGCCCGGCTGCGCGAGCAGGGCCGGATCTATGAGACCGACGGCGCGATCTGGCTGCGGACCACCGACTTCGGCGACGACAAGGACCGGGTGATCATCAAGAGCGACGGCCAGGCGGCCTACATCGCCGGTGACCTGGCCTACTACCTCGACAAGCGCGAGCGCGGCTTCAACCGGGTGATCATCATGCTGGGCGCGGACCACCACGGCTATGTCGGCCGGCTGATGGCGATGTGCGCGTGCTTCGGCGACGTCCCGGGGCAGAACCTGCAGATCCTGATCGGGCAGATGGTGAACCTGGTCAAGGACGGCAAGCCGGTCCGGATGGGCAAGCGCGCGGGCAACGTGATCACCCTGGAGGACCTGGTCGACGCGGTCGGGGTGGACGCCGCCCGCTACCAGCTGGCCCGCTCGTCGGCTGACTCGACGCTCGACATCGACCTTGACCTGCTGACCCGGGCCACCAACGAGAACCCGGTGCATTACGTCCAGTACGCCCACGCCCGGACGGTCAACGTGGTCAAGAACGCGGCGGCGGTCGGCATCGGCCTCGACGTCTTCGAGCCGAACCTGCTGACCCACGAGACCGAGACGGCGCTGCTGACCTCACTGGGGGAGTTCCCCCGGGTGGTCGCCCAGGCCGCCGAGCTGCGCGAGCCGCACCGGGTCGCCCGCTACCTCGAGGCGCTGGCGGGGGAGTTCCACCGCTGGTACGACTCGTGCCGGGTGCTGCCCAAGGGCGACGAGCAGATCAGCGACGTCAACCGCACCCGGCTCTGGCTCGACGTCGCCACCCGGACGGTGCTGGCCAACGGCCTGGCGATGCTCGGGGTGTCAGCCCCCGAACGCAAGTGA